The Hevea brasiliensis isolate MT/VB/25A 57/8 chromosome 9, ASM3005281v1, whole genome shotgun sequence nucleotide sequence TAAATACACATTTTCTAATAAGATAGTTTCAATCTTAACACCAAACACATTATAAAATGATAACACTACATCACCATGCATCTAGCAACCCACACTACTAGCTCAAAGACAATAATTGCACTCGAATGTGTCAAGAGAAACTCCTTAAGAACTAAAAACTAAGATCAAGTAGTTACCAAGAAGAATATAACACACAAATAATTCACAATAAGTTTGTTATATCCGCCCAAATTAAATGCGACATACAAATTTGACACCATATATACCAAAATTCAAGAAACATTACTTGAATGTCGCACTTAACAAGCTATTTAAACTCACACTTCTAGATAAAAACTATTTCCTTACCATTAACAAGTTCATAAATCACCTCACCACGTCCCAGAGTATGGCTCTCATTCAGCCTCCTCAGAAGTGTTCTCAAAATTTTATAACCAATGTGTGAAAAACAATATCAAAATAAACCTTATAAGTACTGCAAAATCATTTTTTGTTTTTAAAACCAAATTAGCGAACAAAATGAATAATGTATAGTGCACTAGcagaaatataaatatattaatgatAAAAATCATGAAACATATGCAAAATAAGTTAAGAAAATACTATACCTAATGTGCCTTTGCCTGATGAGCACTCTGGCATGGTGGATTGACTTGGCCATACCCGACTTGAACACGAGAGTTTGAAGACGGCGCTCAAGAAAGTTCTCTACAGTCAGTGCCAACACATAATCAAGCTTGTTCTGGCTCTCATCCAAAAGACCATACCTATTCATCCTCCTTAGAAGCGCTTCACCCTCAAAAATACGACGTGGGTTTTTCTCATCAAGTGTAAGAAGCATTCTTGCTGCATTACGTATGCGGCTCAATGCATACTGAACCCTCCAAAGCTCTCTCTTACAACGAAGTCCATACTCTCCAACGAGCTTCAGCTCAGCATCCAAACGCTCCTTCTCATAGGGACGCCTTGGTTTCTTAAAGGTTTTCCCATCTATTGAAAAACAAAGAGTTGTTCAACTAGATGCCAAAAATACAGGAGCTCTTATACCCAGTATTACAATCAATCTGAAAATAAAAGTATAGAAGCTACACAATGATTGTATCCCTATTAGAATACAATCAATACAACTCGCAACTGACGACACTAGTAACCACACAGCATCAATATGAATAAAAGAATTAAGTAAAATCACAGAGGAGCGAAACAACAAAATAAGCCAAAGGCAAAGCAGATCACAAAAAATGCAGCCAAAACATGCTTTGGTAAATCAAGAAACAAAAACGTAGTACAACTCACAGTTGCGGTAAAAAGAGACGTGAACCATGTTCACTAATTACCGGCGCTTTCCTCTGCGAACTTATTGTTGCAGCGACGAAAACATACAAGAACGAAATAAAGAAGACGAAGCACAGAAGGAGGGAGCTTTCTAAGCATTGGATCTTGGTCGTTTATATATGTGCATTTTCTTTATTATTAGTTTTTGGTTGGGTGCAAAACCCTAACCCTCGTGGTTGGGTAAGTGGAGGTTTTGGGCGGGCTCAAATATCAGACAAAACCCATTCTTTTGATGTTTTTTCTTTTTCAGTCCAAGCCCAATCCAATTCTACAGAGTACATctgaaaaattaatatatttaatattattttttaagaaaaaaattctgttaatatttttagaatgatataagaataaaatattaaattatagaaaataaatataaaaaatttttcattttgatgaatgatatatatatatatatatatatatttataaattttgataaatgatATGTTAATTCATTGTTACAATGAGAAATTTAAATATGACAATGTGATTACTAATATACTGATATTAATGACCGATGTTTTTTCGGTCTGAAATCTTAATAAACCTTAACGCAATTTTTGCATAGTTAGCAGATCCAAATGATTTATGCAACAGTACGTGCATGTGCATATATCCTctctattaataaaaaaaattatatttatgtatattattttttaaacaaaaattataaaattaattttaaaattcaataaaaaaattaaaaaataattttaaattgtttttattatttttttataataaatatcatatttttaactattttttaataaaacgataattttaattaacattatattataatttccttataaataaaattaattgattaattatttaaaaatatttatttttaataataaaagttaattttattattataaaataaaaaatatatatatttattttatttttttaatttaaaaattattttgattattaATAGGTGAAtgcaatttttcttttttataaaaaaataaaattcaaaattttcttataagataaaaaaaaaaaatccttttcaaaaaaaaaaaaccctaattaTTTACTTATATCGTTGATATACAGTTTTTCCAACCTAAATCTTTGATTGCCACGCGTCTTCTACTTCAATCAGGGTTTTAAATAATACAATAAAAAAACGATTTCAATGTAAAGAATATACGCTTGCATTTTAGTTGTTTGAAGAATTTCCTTGAGAGAATGATTTAGTTTGGTGGAATGCTTTGATGGGTGCTTATCTGCAAGCGTCTCAGCCCACTGGGACAACTGAATTGTTCAGgcaaatgtttaggtgtgttttgaGAGTGAGTGCTGCCTCGGTGTTGAGTGGTTTGTCTGCTTTTGTTGATTTGGGAGATTTACTTGGAAGAGTGTCCGTTCACGCGCATTGCATCAAGGTTGGCTTTTGTTCAATTTTATACGTAGTCACTGCTTTGATTGAAATGTACGCTAAAACAGGACATAATTTTTGATGGGGTTGTTAAAAAGGATGCTATTCTATGTAATTGTATGATAGACAAGTATGAAAAAGTTGGGCTGCTTGAACAAGCTATGGTTCTACTGCAGATCATGAAACTCGAAGGAATGAAACCAAATTCACCTGCATTGGCAGGGCTGCTTTTGGATCAATAAAATTAGGCCGGTGTCTGGTGATTATGTAGAAGAGGAGGGATTGGGATGTAGTTCTTTCAACTGCTTTGGCTGATATGTTTGCTAAATGTGGGGTTTTGGACAAGGCTATTCAAATTTTTGAAGATTgaaagaaaagatgtaaaatcttGGACAGCAGTGATTTTAGGTTATGGAGTTCATGGGCATTGGGCAATCAAGAAATGCTGTTGATCTCTTCTACAGGACCGAGAAGAAGGATTGAGACCAAATGAAGTTACTTTCTTGGGAGTTTTAAGAGCTTGTGTTGGGTCGGTGACAAAAgcaatgaaatgttttgagaggATGATTCAAGTATGAGGCTTTTTACCAAAGATTGAGCACTATGGACGCATGATTGACCTTCTAGGTCGTGCAGGCTTGCCAGAGGAAGCTCATGACCTGATCAAAGGATTTGCCCATAAGGAGTGATGCCACTGCTTGGCGTGCATGGCTTTCAGCTTGCGAAGTCTATGGAAACGTTGACCTAGGGGAATGTGTAAAAAGAATATTGGTTGAAATTGATGATCAACACCCGACCAATTCGATTCTTCTCTCCAATACTTACGCCATCGTTGGAAGATTGCAAGATCACAGCAGATGGCAGGAAAGGGACGAACACAGGATAAGTGATAGGCCAgttgaaagaaaagaaaggacaGTGAAGGAAGCTGGATGCAGCTCCACTGAAGTTGATGGTTGCTGGTCAGAAGGTGGCTGATGGCTGGGACGAAGAGAAAGGTGCTGTGTCTCATGGGGCTACCTGGTAGGAAGGGGTAAAagagaaaatttatatttttataaataaaatttttattgtaagtttgcccccctttttttttttcctgcaaGCAACAACATGATAGTCTAAGAAAATATTTTCCTAGATTTTTTCATGAGCAAATTATTTTCCGCAAAAAGAATGGTATATATCGACTAGCGTAACTCATTTCAACTTGTCTATCTGACAATCACCTAATTTAAATGCCACTAccaaagtaaattatatatgaagAAAGCATAAAGTATGCATTTTTATGCTTCCTTTGTGATTGGTTTAATTAGTGATGCCAATGAACAAATAGTGTCTGGAAGAAATTCACCATTCCaaagtaaaatttctttttagatATCTGCatactttattttcattttctgttAACAAGTATGAGGACAACTATTGGACAAAAGAAATaagaggaatatatatatatattaaaaccaaaaaaaaaaaaaaaatgaggctGCAAAAAATCAATAATGACTGCCCCATTGCTCAAAATATATTTCATTTCTGTTATCTTCCTTACATTCTTCTCTCATGACTCGGTCTATCTGCCAAATTCTAAACCTGGATCCTCAATGAAAACTCCACTGGATGGTTGGGGAAAAAACACGAATTTACAGTTTCCAGTGGAAAGAACGAGGGTCATGGAAATTAATCAGTCTATCAGACAAGCCTTCTTAACAAACTGATGAAAAACAGCTGCATTTTAATCTGTACTTAGTATGTTGTGCCGCTCGCATACACTGGACCCATTTTCTGCCCACCACTTCTCTGCTTCTTGTTCTGTGAAATGTTTCCGACTGTACAAGATGATTGGAACGTAAGAAAAGAGGAAACAATAAAAAATTCAATTGCTAATGAATTGAGGCATGCCACAGAATCACCAAATGAACATATTTTGTAATATGAGAGACTCGGTCTGCTTGATTACTCAAGTGGTTGGTAAAACAACATTTGTTGGAAAGGCCATATGGTTGCATACAAGTTGTCATTTTGCAGGAAGTAGGCACTGTATTTAGATGGCTCCGCCAGATTTGAGGGACAAACAGTGAATGGCATTCATTGAaactaaatttaaattgcagtttCTTGTTCCATAAGCATGGTAATCAAAGTGTTCTACGCAAGCGATTTCCAATTTTCTTAATGGCTGTTTCCCTTCAAAACTTGCGACTAAAAGATTTCCTTCTATATTTTATAGACATCTCAATTATTCAGTGCCGAAGCTCAAAATGGTAAAGCACATCGTAATGCTGTTCATAAATTTGAAGTTTATTCCACATTGCACACACATTAACTCACAGCAAAGAGCATAGTATTGCATCAGCAATTATTTACAAGCAATAGAGCTGAATTCCAcataacatatgcattgactcgAAGCATCTATTCCTCAATTTATTTAGTAATGCCAGTTGtatgagagagaaagagagataaCCATGAATGTGCAAGTATGAACAAGTTCTATCGACACCACTGATGACGGTTTACTCAAGTTAAAGTCAGTGTTAAAATAATCAGTAAAATAATCAGAAGCCAGGCTGAAGATGTATGGAGGGAGGTCAATAGTCAAATAATCTAACGCAAGATTTGATTCTTGGTATTAAGTcagttataaatttatgtaacttTGCTAATACAGTTTGATGGTATCAATACCTGAAACGAATCCTCTTGAGTTCATTACCACCACCTGGCAAGGAAGACAATGTAATGTACACGCCTGGTTCAGCTTGTACCACCCACGGTGGCTTCTCAGTTTGAGCTTTGGCAGTGTAAGACAACATTTGATGATCCACTGCATTACCGTTGGACTCAATTTCACAAGAGAGTTCACATGAAGAACGTCTTTCACTGGATATGTTTTGAGCAATGGATGCATGTTTGGTAATAGAACCTGAAATAGGGCTGGAATTCTGTTTTTCTGGCAGTTTTTCTGCCATCTGCTTCAACTGTGAGATAATCAAAATATCAACATGTTGGAACATCAAATTGTTATAGCAAATGCATTCAGAAATATGAATATCCAAGCACTAATGAACCCCCCCCACCCAGCCACAAGAGATAGAGAACATCAGTTAATAAGATTTCAAAAATAACTAAATGTCAGcttacattttttttatttttcaattaattcATTTTGAAGGTTTCGCTGCAAATACTGCCACAAAACCATTAGATTTATTCACAAGTGGCCTTCATCTTAGTGTTCAGCATAAATTTTCATGTAACATTAACTGAGGAATTTCAAAAAAttctttcaattttatttaaggaatataatatttatttatacatATTTTTTGAATATACATTTTATTACTTGTCTCATTGGACAGCCCAAGATGTCCAATGCAGGATGAAGGGTCTGAAGAAAAAGGACTATACAAAACAGGAATCCACTTTTGTCATGTCCATTTGGTGCCCCAAATAGAAAAAAGGAAACTTTCTTGTTCGGTCCAATCTAGTCCGTTGGACCAAACACACTTGATCACAGACAAGACAGAAATCCTCCAGTGTTTCTCTCCTGTATGTAGGCGGGTTGCTATGCATGCATTTACTTGTTTTCTGAAGGATGAGGCTAAGGCATTACAATATTGAATGTGCAATGCGTCAGGAAACAAATGCAAATGTGTATTGTCCTTGAAAATACAGAAGCCTCGGTCAAGAGACTGAACCATTTTATTATTGAAGATTCCATGAGCCTGAATTGACTGTTTCAAAGATCAAACTTGAATATGTAATGTCTTTGATTTTGTCTTTAATTGTAATATGGACGGTTTCTTCAAAATCAACTTTAATGTGAAACATCTAACACCAAGTAGTAAATGCTTCAAAAGCTGACATAAACATAAAAAGAGTTGAACTAAGCAACTTCATATCCAACCTGAGCAGTAAGAGTCTTGATAACTTCTTTCGCAGATTTGCGTTTTTCAGCTTCATCTGCTGCTATTGCAGCAACCTCCTTAAGTTGCCTTGATTTTCTTTCAAGTTCAGCATCAAGGTGACGGGATTTGTAAGTAAGCTCTTCTACCTACAAAGTATTTCCATTCAAATTTACTTAGCATGTTCTCTTGGTCTCAAccaacttaaaacatcaaactagagaataatagtaataattagtAAATCAGTCAAGCAGTCAATGCAGACTAACCACCCCAGGGGACCTCCCCTCTCCCTAAAAATTTAACTTGCTCACGTCAAGGTTCTATACCGACAGCTTACCTGCTATATAGTCTTTGAGCTTTAAGCCCTTGAACTCTGTATGTTAAGGCTAGTCAATTTTTATGGTTATTGGTTGTCAAGTTTACATGTGACCAAGAGAAGGCTATGTATAATAAACCATTCAAAGTCGATCAATTAGTAACACAATGTTGTGCAGAGCTTAGACCAAAGCTGAAACTCAGTCATTACTTCCAATGCATGAAGTACAAGCCACGATAATTCACTTCCACAAAATTGGCCATAATTACAAATGAAGCCAAGGTTGGtgatttattttttaatcaaCACATAAATTATTATATGTTTCACTTTAATGACACACGTCTTACTTTGCTCAAGCACAACATTCACCTTACATCTTTTGCCTAGGCTCCTAAAGCCCCGGTGCTCAAGTGCACCTAGCGTTTTCAACAACACTGAAAGATATTAAGGTTTAGATATGAGCTTTGGTGTATTAGAGGGAACAAGGAAagcagaaagaaagaaggaaagaagtTACAAAAGCAATAATTGACTGGATTACCTGTGCCCTCAAACTTGTAATTTCATCAATTAAACTGTCATTCATGTACTTTGAATCGTCAAAAGAAGATCGAGGTGGACTTATCCTTCCTGGAAGAGGAGATGTTGCTAGAGAGGCCATTCTGGAACCAGGAGTTGAATTTTGGAAAGTTTTCTTTGTGGCGCCACCTAGAAAAGTTGGCACTTTCAATGAATGAAAGCCCCCCAATTGCCATGTTCCATTTAGAACAGGGAAGATGCGGCTAGTATCTGAGTCAGATAGTCTGTCACGCCTGGAATGCCAGCTTTCGGACTGACCAACAGACTCCGAAGATGGAAGTCTGGAGAGTTGTGCCTGTAATCTGGGACCCAGAGCCACTCTATCTGCTGCATCATTGGTTTTCTGGTTCATATTTCCAGCTCTGGCTTTTGGAAGTCGTGCAACTGAACCAGGATCTGCAGCCTTCTTTAGTTTATTGAAACAATCATCACAGACCCTATGTGGCTTATTCATGTTAGGAGCCAAGGAAGCTTTTAAAGATTTTCTACCACTGCATGCTTTGCAAAAGACTAGACCACAGTTGTAACAATTGTGGCGTTTTCTTCTAAAACCAAATGGATTACGACAACCAGAGCATACTGAATGATCAGTACTAGAAACCCATTTGTGAAGACATATAATTGCAGTAAAATTTGAACCACATGCTATAGACTTCACATGCTTATCTTTTAGAAAATCAACATGTGTAGGTGTATTTCTATCTTCATTGTCCCCATGGCCTAATTGTCCATTAGAGCCCTTTCCCCAAGTGTAAACCTCAGCTTTGGAAGTCAAAACTGCAACATGATAAGAACCACAGGCAATCTCTTCAACAAAACTGCCTGCTATTTTACCTTCAACAATAGTAGGAACCTTCCCAGTAGCTGTAGGATTTCCAAGTTGCCCATAAGAAGCACTTCCCATTGTATATACTTGTCCTGTTGCTGTAAGGGCAACTGTGAGATTATGCCCACAGGCTACTTGACAAATATTTTCATCACCTAATGCATCTACACACTCAGGAATAAGTCTAGATTCTTTATCACCATGTCCAAGGCGGCCTTTATCTCCATCCCCCCAGGTGAAAAGTTTTCCTGATGAAGAGCTGCTGGAAGCTTTTGGACTAGATGATTCAGTCCTTACTTCAACAACAGCAACTGTGTGCCAAACACCACAAGCAACTCTTGTTGTTCTTAGTCCTCTCAAGGCTTCCACTTCCCGTGGGATGGTCGTGCTATTATGATCTCCATGGCCAAGGGAGCCAAAAGTTCCGTCTCCAAATGTAAACAACTGACCACCAGATGTCACAAAAGCAGTATGCCAAGGTCCACATGAGATATATAATACATGTATGCCCTCGATGTCACCGCATACTTTTTTAGGCATCCACTGACTGGCTTCACTTCCATGCCCAAGAAGACCACAATTGTAAGCACCATCTCCCCATGTATAAAGATCTCCAGAAAGAGTAACGGCACAAGTGTGGTGCTCTCCACATGCTACTAACTCAATATTGATCCCAGCCAGGGTATCTATAAGCTTTGGGTGGGGAACATCCATTTCTATGCCATGCCCTAGCCTGCCTCCTGAACCTTCGCCCCAGCTGAAGACCTCACCTTGCTTAGTGACCAACACAGCATGCCTGCCACCACAAGCAATATTATGGACATCGAGAACAACTTTAGACTCTAATGCCTTAGGTAGAAGCGAGTCTATCTTGGAGCTAGATGAATTCCCAATTTTGTGCACACCACCTCCCAATACTCCATCTCCAATACCTTCTCCCCAAAAGAAAACATCACCTAAGGCATCGAAGTCTTCATGATAGGAACCCTGGCTGGATGAGCTTACAGCACTGGATAAACTGACTCTAACTGTATCAGTCGTAGAAGGTCGACCATTTGAGTTATCTACACATGCAGCTGTTAGTGAACTAAAAGGGCTGGTTAGATCTACTTGACTTGGACTCTTGGGCACCGCAGTATAtgatattatgtcacagaatgcctTTCCCAATCTATTTTGAGGGGCACTGTTGACAGGAACCTGACTTCCCTGACTATCTCCTTGCCCTGGATCCTGTGgtcatttgtaaaaaaaaaaaaaaattgtgaatgcAATCATTATAGGAAAGTTAGTTAATGAACCCTTAGATCTGTATAAAGTGAGAGATAGACTGATACGGACAAATGGTGAAATTGATGGAGAATGCTTCCGTGTACGAGTTTGTGGACTATTTGATGGTATGCTTTCACTTTTTGACTCAATTCTCCACTTACGCTGGTAGTTATCACGAGAAATCAGTGCTTTAAGCCCTACAAACCAAACTTCAGCTTCATCCTTGTCTTTACATATCTGTCCATAATGGTGTCAAACCAAGACAAGTTATCTCTTCATAGAGATGTTAATCTGATTTATTTCAACAGATAAACAAATGAAACCTGTATACGATTATTTCCTAAGACAAacaaacaaaaaatttaaaaaaaaaaagcgatTATTATATGTGTCATTGATAGTTTAACAATACAAATTCAAACTAAAAGAATCTACAAAGGAGACAAACTCACCAAGTCCAATGATCTATCATTGTACATAAGAGAAAATGATTGATACTCTTTTTCTGGCCGAGGATACCGTTGAAATATTGCCTGAAAGACAATTGCTACTATCATGTTCTAGTAACATTTGAGTAAGGAACAAGTAAACCATACAAAAGAATGGTGCAAATGAAGAAAAGGTGCAAAATAACTGcctttaaccaaaaaaaaaaaaaaatcccagccaaaattgaagaaattaaacTATCTGATATGAACTTCTCTTACaacattatttaaaatttatgcacCCAGGCAAATTTTTTAGAATTGTTACAATAAATGCCTCTCATTGGTGATTTAAGAACCCTACATCAAATTTTTCTAACAAAGAAAACTTGAATTTTACAAACTTACAGTACGCTGTCCAGGTATAATCTTTGAAACTTGACTGAGTTTTAGCTGCTTTTCTTCTTTACCAGAGTACCATATCAACAGAGACTCATCCTATATAACAACCACAGCACATGAGCAAACAAAACAGAGAAATAAGAGAATACCATTTCAGTAACTACTTCTAAACAAATAGAAACACTAGATGCATTAACGACCAAGGCATTGGTTAGTAGAAAACATGAGGTTAAAatgttcttaaaaaaaaaatctgcttTTCCAGTATTTGGGGTGCAAGGGAAAGTTGGTCATGAAAAACATTTTCCTAGTCAAAAAGAAAAGTAAACAATTTTTAAAGAAAACACGTAACACTCAACccattaaactaaattaacaagGGCCCATTAAGTAAAATGTTAAAAGTCCATATAAGAGTAACTTTGAGAAGCTtctacataataataataataataataataataataataataataataataataataataataataataaggaaaAGAAGCTAAGTGAGACAAAAGGGAATATTGTTCCCCCTTTTTTTCCTTGAGCAGAACAGGGGAGAAGCAAAATCAACACCAAATTTCTCCTTCCATCTCTTCACTCACACCCATATATCAAATCAACCCAAAAACCCCTAAAATCTCTAGTTAAACAACCATTTTCAACCAAAATTCTAACCTAAAACCCATTATTTTCGCTTGTAAGAGCTTGTAATTCTTTTATTTCAAATGGGTAAGTTTTTCTCTCgtttctttttatttataaagTTTAATTTGATATTCCATTTTCCTTATTGTGATTTATATAGCATAAAGATATAAGAGAGATAAGTTTTATATTAGATTAGAGAATAGGGCTTTATTTTGAAATAATAGATTTCCATACTTTAGTAAATAGGTGATTCTAGCTACTAGGTAAATTTTCTTTAAGAGATGAATATCAAAAGATTGTGATTTCATAATATGAGAATTTGATTTAAGTCCTCTAAGTTAAATGTTTGGTTAAAAAATTAGAGTAACATGAGGCTGATTTTGGAACTATTAATGAATATTGATTATATTTATGATagcaaaaaaaaatctaatttaattttggaagaaatttGAGTATAAAAGGTTAAGGAGAAAAAATGATATTTGAATGAAGGAGGAGAAATAAATAGAGAAAAGgtgaaatatattataatattttgtgTAGATTTTGGAAACGTGTTTTAAAGTCATTTGTGATGTGTTGTGGCTTGTAAAGAATTCGTTAAACTCTTGGAATCTTGGAGAGTGTTTGGGTTATGCCAAAGTGGTGCCagctttcttttaaaattttcgtACACAAATCATGCATTTTATATCTCACAACTCTCATtctagaatttaaatttcctTCCTTGATGCACTTTCATTTTTGAtgcacttttattttttttaactttaggAGAGTATCCAACTCCTGTAGTAGATACTAGGGGTGCTCCAGCGATCTAGATTTTAATATGTCTTCAGTACAGGTGAGTAGATAAATACATAATACtggtattttattaaatataaattatttatattatttctaATTATGAAAATGGGAAtagaaaattgtaattttatgttttattattgaaTAAAATGAGATTTATAATTACAACTGAATAAATGACAAAATACACTCAATATATGCAGCGAATAAATAATACCTTGATAACAAGTGATTTATTTTCAGCTCAGCTTATACTTATACTGTCTTTGGGACAACACTTGATATACACATAGCCTTTAGAGCGTATATTAGGTGGTCGCCCTTTGGGGGTAGCTCTGCACATGTGTAtgatcagtatttttatttctcttGGGTTATTTTTGTATCATTATAGAGCTCAAGATGCCAGCATTACTCTTAGACTGCCAGAGTTTATTTTTGCGTCTGAGATGTTAGCATTATCTACAGAAAGCATATTGCGAGTGCACGAGAGTATTGTAGATTTTATGATTTCAATATATCTATTTTAGCAATATTGTTGcagcataaattttattttagctCAATTACatgattttaaataaaataatatttattcaacTGACCTATTCAAACATAACAGAATTGGTACTATTAAATACCAAAACCTTATTTGTTCtcctttatt carries:
- the LOC110635225 gene encoding 40S ribosomal protein S9-2 — encoded protein: MVHVSFYRNYGKTFKKPRRPYEKERLDAELKLVGEYGLRCKRELWRVQYALSRIRNAARMLLTLDEKNPRRIFEGEALLRRMNRYGLLDESQNKLDYVLALTVENFLERRLQTLVFKSGMAKSIHHARVLIRQRHIRVGRQVVNIPSFMVRVDSQKHIDFSLTSPFGGGRPGRVKRKNQRAANKKSSGGDGDEEDEE
- the LOC110635195 gene encoding PH, RCC1 and FYVE domains-containing protein 1 isoform X1; its protein translation is MADSQRSGLAERDIDQAITALKKGAYLLKYGRRGKPKFCPFQLSNDESLLIWYSGKEEKQLKLSQVSKIIPGQRTAIFQRYPRPEKEYQSFSLMYNDRSLDLICKDKDEAEVWFVGLKALISRDNYQRKWRIESKSESIPSNSPQTRTRKHSPSISPFDPGQGDSQGSQVPVNSAPQNRLGKAFCDIISYTAVPKSPSQVDLTSPFSSLTAACVDNSNGRPSTTDTVRVSLSSAVSSSSQGSYHEDFDALGDVFFWGEGIGDGVLGGGVHKIGNSSSSKIDSLLPKALESKVVLDVHNIACGGRHAVLVTKQGEVFSWGEGSGGRLGHGIEMDVPHPKLIDTLAGINIELVACGEHHTCAVTLSGDLYTWGDGAYNCGLLGHGSEASQWMPKKVCGDIEGIHVLYISCGPWHTAFVTSGGQLFTFGDGTFGSLGHGDHNSTTIPREVEALRGLRTTRVACGVWHTVAVVEVRTESSSPKASSSSSSGKLFTWGDGDKGRLGHGDKESRLIPECVDALGDENICQVACGHNLTVALTATGQVYTMGSASYGQLGNPTATGKVPTIVEGKIAGSFVEEIACGSYHVAVLTSKAEVYTWGKGSNGQLGHGDNEDRNTPTHVDFLKDKHVKSIACGSNFTAIICLHKWVSSTDHSVCSGCRNPFGFRRKRHNCYNCGLVFCKACSGRKSLKASLAPNMNKPHRVCDDCFNKLKKAADPGSVARLPKARAGNMNQKTNDAADRVALGPRLQAQLSRLPSSESVGQSESWHSRRDRLSDSDTSRIFPVLNGTWQLGGFHSLKVPTFLGGATKKTFQNSTPGSRMASLATSPLPGRISPPRSSFDDSKYMNDSLIDEITSLRAQVEELTYKSRHLDAELERKSRQLKEVAAIAADEAEKRKSAKEVIKTLTAQLKQMAEKLPEKQNSSPISGSITKHASIAQNISSERRSSCELSCEIESNGNAVDHQMLSYTAKAQTEKPPWVVQAEPGVYITLSSLPGGGNELKRIRFSRKHFTEQEAEKWWAENGSSVCERHNILSTD
- the LOC110635195 gene encoding PH, RCC1 and FYVE domains-containing protein 1 isoform X2 produces the protein MVIKPGLGLEPVEGLCRWVNGSISGSIVQPDESLLIWYSGKEEKQLKLSQVSKIIPGQRTAIFQRYPRPEKEYQSFSLMYNDRSLDLICKDKDEAEVWFVGLKALISRDNYQRKWRIESKSESIPSNSPQTRTRKHSPSISPFDPGQGDSQGSQVPVNSAPQNRLGKAFCDIISYTAVPKSPSQVDLTSPFSSLTAACVDNSNGRPSTTDTVRVSLSSAVSSSSQGSYHEDFDALGDVFFWGEGIGDGVLGGGVHKIGNSSSSKIDSLLPKALESKVVLDVHNIACGGRHAVLVTKQGEVFSWGEGSGGRLGHGIEMDVPHPKLIDTLAGINIELVACGEHHTCAVTLSGDLYTWGDGAYNCGLLGHGSEASQWMPKKVCGDIEGIHVLYISCGPWHTAFVTSGGQLFTFGDGTFGSLGHGDHNSTTIPREVEALRGLRTTRVACGVWHTVAVVEVRTESSSPKASSSSSSGKLFTWGDGDKGRLGHGDKESRLIPECVDALGDENICQVACGHNLTVALTATGQVYTMGSASYGQLGNPTATGKVPTIVEGKIAGSFVEEIACGSYHVAVLTSKAEVYTWGKGSNGQLGHGDNEDRNTPTHVDFLKDKHVKSIACGSNFTAIICLHKWVSSTDHSVCSGCRNPFGFRRKRHNCYNCGLVFCKACSGRKSLKASLAPNMNKPHRVCDDCFNKLKKAADPGSVARLPKARAGNMNQKTNDAADRVALGPRLQAQLSRLPSSESVGQSESWHSRRDRLSDSDTSRIFPVLNGTWQLGGFHSLKVPTFLGGATKKTFQNSTPGSRMASLATSPLPGRISPPRSSFDDSKYMNDSLIDEITSLRAQVEELTYKSRHLDAELERKSRQLKEVAAIAADEAEKRKSAKEVIKTLTAQLKQMAEKLPEKQNSSPISGSITKHASIAQNISSERRSSCELSCEIESNGNAVDHQMLSYTAKAQTEKPPWVVQAEPGVYITLSSLPGGGNELKRIRFSRKHFTEQEAEKWWAENGSSVCERHNILSTD